The genomic DNA attctTGTCCTGGAGACATCCATCAGAaacaaatatgaaaaaaaaaatcctaattATAGTGAGTGTGCAGAATACAAAACAGTGAGGGAATTGTGGACTAAAAGTGCTCTGTATAAAATAATAACTAAGAATTATCACCCAGAAATACGTCAACAAGCACAATTTAATACAAAACTAGCCTAGAAGCATTAAACAAAGCAAGCTTCAAACCAAATGCTActgaaaaaaggagaaaaaagcagcaaaagtgTCCGCAGCCGGTAGGATTCGAACCTACGCTCCCAGAGGGAATCTGATTTCGAGTCAGACGCCTTAACCACTCGGCCACGACTGCTCGGTTGAGAGCCGACCGCTAAAAGCATGTTTGCTCATTGGCGTGCAATAACAGCCGTGAATGAATGCGAGAGATTACATTGATTTGTGAAGAGATTACGATGCCCTTCTGTACGATTTGATACGGATTTCTACGGCGTGAAGTTCGTATTGTCGAACTGGAGTATTACCGTggcataaattaatttagtgATTCAAGGGAAAGTACAATAGTTTTTGTGTGAGAAGCTAAATGAAATTACTCTTTAATCCGTGCATGTGTTACGCGTTGAGGTGCGTCATTCGTCAAAAGCTTCTAACACAACCCAAGGAAAGCTCACGTGTCTTGTGAAAAACGGGCGTGCGTGTACCGTCATGCAATCGTGTCATAATTTTCGTCTTCAACAACTGTCCCCCCGTGAAGAGAAGGTGGTGTGTTCCAGTTGGTATATCATCACTTTCACACAAGCTGGTGCTGCCTGCTGTTCTTCTTCTGCGACTTGATTGGATACAAGTGGCGCAACAGAGTGGCACAACGAAAGCGCGGCTGAAGTGGGGATGCCATTTGCTGATATTCAATCATCGACCATATTTGCACTACACATGGGTACTATACGTGCAAGCTACCGGTGCAAATTTATTTGACTGTCATGCAAGGTCGTTTTACTAGAGGGCTATACTACGATGATGCTCCTTACATTTATTGTACACAGCTCGACAAGGGCTATAAAGTGGCTAGAACACGTTCGATAAACCAACATTAGAATCGACTGTTTGTCATCGATTGTAACTCAAATGAAAACTCTATTTTAGGTATGTTTGCTTGAGGGGAATAGATATTATCTATGGGAttgcttttttaaatacaattcTCTAGATATCATTTTGTCTTGTTCTTTGGCAATACAAAATCCAAAAAGAGCTGCTTGAGGATCTTACCCGATTCAAACAACAAGGTCTTAAATATGGAATCAGATGAATAAATAAGAGCTATTTTGAATAGAGGCTTAAGCAAGAAACTAAAAACTAGTTGCTCTTTAACGTGGACGTACTCCAAGGCTTCAACCAAGTTCAAGTTCATTTCTTGATTTCGTCCAGGAACTCCCGTTTAAGGTCTTGCTCTCACCAGGGGTCGCTCAAATAGGCTTTGTCTGCGAAGCGCACATGTCATTCAGGAGAGGCCTCGTCGTGTCATAACTGTCTGCATAACTACAGATTCAAGCATAACTTAACAACTGAAAAATGTTACCCAAGGGAGAATTATCGTAACGAAACGGAAACCGGGTCTATAACGAAATCTTATCCTATTAGACGAATCCTTCTTCTAGTTTCTAGTAGTGAGCCTTGCGTACGATGAGGTGCTCTGGTTGGGGTTTGAATCCCGGATAGACATGCTCTGGAGGACCAAAAACGCAAGCGTTAGTGTCGTGAAGAATCAAAAAAGCCTTTACACTTCAATATTTCAAGTTTCGACAGTCTTCTTAGCAAACCTCTTATTGGAACAAGCTGTTGAAGACATAAGCGAGCCGTCCTACCTAGTTTACGAGTGTTACAAGGCCTTCAAATCATGATAGAAAAAAAGCTTGACGAATTTGTCCCCAACAAATCCTACCACCTCACACTCTCTTCTCTATCCTCGACAGATAAAATGGCAACACTATAGCTTCATATTAAATCCAAATCAACACAGTATACGACACAGATGAGCAAACTAACGATGCTAAACAACACCGACATCCTGTCGAACATGCCACCGCTCGGTGGAAAGGACCCGTCCCAGCACCGGGAGGTGGTCGCCCGGTGGCGTGTCCCGATGTACGGCAAAGTGTACGAGATTGAGTTCGAGCACGGTACGGCCAGCGGGAAGCGTGTGCTGTGGATCGATAGGCAGGAAATATTTCGCCGCGACTGGATGTTCAAGCTCGTGGGCGAGGATATGTTTAAGCTGGAGGATAAGCGGTGCATCATACGGGTCGATCCACTGCCCGGCTTTCGGTACAGCTACGCACTGTTCGTGGACGGCAAATCGTACGAACAGTTTACCGAAAGTCAGGCGAAAGCGCTCAAAACGTGGGAGGCAAAGCTGGGCGATAACTTCTACCGGATTGTGTTAGGTAGGTGTGAGTGTTTAAGGAAAGCgaaataagaataaaaatttgaatttaacgGGTTTTTTACAGAGAAAAATACGCTTAACATCTACGTGAACGGAAAGCTGATTGAGGAAAATGTACGTACCTCGATAGAAATTATTCAAGCCAAAAGCTTCCAATCCATTAATCCGTTCCCCTTATTGCCGGATGCATTCTTTCCAGGGTGAGTTTGTAGAGGGTGGCACCGATACAACGTTCGTCGAGGATGGCAACACGTTCGTGCTGAGCGCTCGTACTAGCGGCAACAAGCGGGAAGGGATCGTCCACCGGCTCACCGTAAACGGGACGGATGTGCCCGATTCTGGGACGATGATCTAGCCAGCCGGCCCCGGAACGTTCGGAAATGTCGTACACCACGCTTCTcgtttgaaaattgattttataattttttatttgaaatagtTTCAATTTCAGCGATCCTttctgtgttgttgttttgctttgttcttTTAAGTTTCATTGCCTCGATACTG from Anopheles stephensi strain Indian chromosome 2, UCI_ANSTEP_V1.0, whole genome shotgun sequence includes the following:
- the LOC118503864 gene encoding fas apoptotic inhibitory molecule 1 produces the protein MSKLTMLNNTDILSNMPPLGGKDPSQHREVVARWRVPMYGKVYEIEFEHGTASGKRVLWIDRQEIFRRDWMFKLVGEDMFKLEDKRCIIRVDPLPGFRYSYALFVDGKSYEQFTESQAKALKTWEAKLGDNFYRIVLEKNTLNIYVNGKLIEENGEFVEGGTDTTFVEDGNTFVLSARTSGNKREGIVHRLTVNGTDVPDSGTMI